A region of the Stieleria neptunia genome:
GCTGTCCGATTGCGGGGGCAACATCAGCGAAGCGGCCCGCCGGTTGGGGATCCACCGGCGGTCGTTGCAACGCAAGCTGCGGAAACGCGCACCGGAAGATCCGGCGAGCCCCGAAGTCGTCGAAGACGACGAACTCGAGTGAAAACCGCCCCACCCGGGGTCTGTCCCCGGAGCGCTATCATCGACCGTCCCCGATCGACCCACCGGGGTCTGTCCCCGGTCCGCTATCCACCGGGGTCTGTCCCCGGAGCGCTAAATAGGACGAATGAGACCTATGGGACAAATGAGTCCTATGCGTCCTCTCTGTCCCATTGGTCCCATTTCGCGCTGTTCTCGATCGACCCATCGGGGTCTGTCCCCGACCCATCGGGGTCTGTCCCCGACCCATCGGGGTCTGTCCCCGGTAGATGCGGGGCGTGTGGGGTTGAACACTTTTCGATCGGAGTGTGACGATTCGCGCAGCCGCGGTCCGCGGGTGTCGTCATTCTGGGTGCTCCCGTTGATTTTGTTGAGGGGATGCCTGGCTGCCATTGGACCCGCTCAATGGCTGAGAACGCGGGATGGGGCCACGGGTCGATGGCCGCTCTGGCCCCGATTTCACCGTCAGAACCGTCAAAAGGTACGCCAATTGCTAAGCAAATTAAAAATCTGGGCGACTTGCACAAACCTTGTTGATGAGCAAAACTTCGCCAATCAGATTGATGTCGCCCCCCCGTACCCGCGGCACCGAACGAGACACCCCTAACAGAAGGAAAACCCCATGAAAGGTCTTCGAATTTTTGCGGCTTGCACGGCGTTGATGATCGGTTCACTTGCCGCTGTGAACGCGTCGGCTGGTTGCTGTGAGCCCGCACCGGCTCCTTGCTGTGAATCGGCACCGGTTTGCTGCTGCCCGCCGCCCCCAGTCCCCGTGACGTTCTGCGTCGTGGATCCCGTGACCTGCTGCAAGTACCCCGTCACCGTTTGCGTTCCCTGCGAATGCGCCGGTGAGATCCCTTGCTACGTCGGCTGCCGCAAAGGATTCCTGGGTCGTAAGATCCTGACGTACAAGTTCCAGTGCTGTGGCGAATGCGTCGACATCGTGATCACCAAGCACGGTCGCGTGATCGTCCGCGACTGAGAGAACGATTAAAGAACAGGTTCCACCGCTTTGGTCTCGCGATCGAAGCGGTAGACCTGTTTTTTTTGTGGGTCGGCGACGTACAGATACTTGTCGTCGGCCGTGATGCCGACCGGTCCGCCCAACGGTTCGCCTTCGAACCACTTTTCCGTCGTCCCATCGGCAGAAAACCGCCAAATCGCCTTGCCGTACCCGTCGGTGACAAAGCCCCCGTCGCCGGTCCAGACCAGACCATTGGGAAACGCGTAGGGGCGACCGCCGACGACGGTTTCGGCGGTGTTCTTCTGCACGTCGATTTTCTGAATCGCTTCGGCGTCCGGCGTCACCGCCCACAGGTTCCCCTCGTCGTCCAGTGACAACCCGCGCGCATTGACACGGGCGACCAACTCGGGCTTTCCACCTTCGATCGGAAGCCGAAACACGGCCCGACGCTCGGCATCGCCGACATAGATCGTCTTGCCGCCGTCGCCGACCGCGATCGCCATCGGAATCCCCAGGTACCCATTATTCAGTGCCACCAATTTGGCGCCGGGCTGCTTGGCATGATAGATCTCGCGGGTCGCGGAATCGCCGATCAGTATGCCCCCATTTGGATGGGGGGTCACGCACCACGGTGCGTTCATCGGCTTGCGCAA
Encoded here:
- a CDS encoding Vgb family protein, which translates into the protein MLAIPLGVAIAIGSAQAQEAAEDAVVSKEIDVPEPIETEKATVNYPRAVAIDDGKLLVVDRFLPGVWIQDGENFKVFTPGTPLLRKPMNAPWCVTPHPNGGILIGDSATREIYHAKQPGAKLVALNNGYLGIPMAIAVGDGGKTIYVGDAERRAVFRLPIEGGKPELVARVNARGLSLDDEGNLWAVTPDAEAIQKIDVQKNTAETVVGGRPYAFPNGLVWTGDGGFVTDGYGKAIWRFSADGTTEKWFEGEPLGGPVGITADDKYLYVADPQKKQVYRFDRETKAVEPVL